A window of Melospiza melodia melodia isolate bMelMel2 chromosome Z, bMelMel2.pri, whole genome shotgun sequence contains these coding sequences:
- the IFNK gene encoding interferon kappa, with protein MTIMVQRSLLQICMIMALYIKISRSVCLFQGNKVNYHIMNFLWKMGGYFPQQCLSETTDFRFPVEIIKVTEKNIIRIIYEFLQHIFQLFSKNVPVDVWNTSKIESFQNGIHHQIEELETCLSEEQSKARNSFQTWILKSSTYSIKKYFQRITNFLKDKQYSHCSWEAVQMELRTCHRIFDSLLKKKTT; from the coding sequence ATGACCATTATGGTTCAGAGAAGTTTACTGCAAATTTGCATGATAATGGCATTGTACATCAAAATCTCACGTTCAGTTTGTCTTTTCCAAGGAAACAAAGTGAACTACCATATCATGAACTTTCTGTGGAAAATGGGTGGTTATTTTCCCCAGCAATGTCTCAGCGAAACAACTGATTTCAGATTCCCTGTAGAGATTATCAAGGTCACAGAGAAGAACATCATAAGGATCATCTATGAATTTCTTCAACACATCTTCCAACTATTTAGCAAAAATGTTCCTGTTGATGTTTGGAATACAAGCAAGATTGagagcttccaaaatggaattcATCATCAAATTGAAGAACTGGAGACATGTTTGTCAGAAGAACAATCAAAAGCAAGAAACAGTTTTCAAACATGGATCCTAAAAAGCTCGACATATAGCATAAAAAAGTACTTTCAAAGAATCACCAATTTCTTAAAAGATAAGCAATACAGCCATTGTTCCTGGGAAGCAGTTCAAATGGAACTGAGAACATGTCACAGAATTTTTGACagtcttttgaaaaaaaaaactacaTAA